AGAATATGATTGGAAGCTGTGGGACGATATGGCTGAAATGGGCCTTAGCGGTATCCCGTTCCCCGAGGAGTACGGTGGTGCCGGGATGGATAATCTTTGTTACGCCATTGCTGTTGAGGAGCTTTCCCGGGTATGTGCTTCCACCGGAGTTTTAGTTTCCGCCCACACTTCACTGGGTTCCTGGCCTATATATGCCTTTGGCACTGAAGAACAAAAGCAAAAATTTTTGGTACCGCTGGCCAATGGCGATAAGATTGGAGCTCTGGGTCTGACCGAACCGTCAGCCGGTTCCGATGCCGGGGCCGTAAAGACAACTGCAGTGTTGGATGGTGACGGGTATATACTTAACGGCAGTAAAATTTTTATTACCAACGGCGAAAAAGCGGATATTTATGTAGTTATTGCCAGCACTGATAAATCAAAAGGCAGTAAGGGAACATCTGCTTTTGTTGTAGAAAAAGGCACGCCCGGCTTTACTTTTGGTAAAAAGGAACACAAGATGGGTATCAGGGCATCGTCAACATATGAGCTTGTGTTTGAAAATTGCCGTATTCCCAAAGAGAATTTGCTTGGCGGAGAGGGTAAAGGGTTTAAAATAGCTTTAATGACACTTGACGGAGGTCGGATAGGTATTGCTGCTCAAGCTTTAGGCATAGCTCAGGGGGCTTTTGATGAAGCTGTTAAATACAGTAAGATCCGTGAGCAGTTTAATAAGCCGCTCAGTTCATTCCAGGGTCTGCAATGGATGATGGCTGATATGGCCACTCGCATTGATGCGGCAAGGTTGTTGGTATACCGGGCTGCTTATCTTAAAGATAACGGACTGCCGTTTAGCAAGGAATCGGCTATGGCCAAGTTATATGCTTCTGAATGCGCTATGTGGGTGACTACTAAGGCGGTGCAAATTTTGGGCGGGTATGGTTATACCCGGGAATATCCTGTGGAACGCATGATGCGTGACGCTAAGATTACTGAGATTTATGAAGGCACAAGTGAGGTGCAGCGCATAGTCATTGCGGCCAATATTTTAAAATAAGATGTGCTACCGGTTTTTACTATAGAAAAAAATGTACCTTGCTATTTTGGGGGCGGCGAAGTCGCCCATTCTTATTGAATAGTGTTTTATTTGATGAAACCGGATTTTACTTGTTGTAATAAGTTAAGAAGTAATATTTATGAAGGCAAAGCTGTGATACAGCTGCTATTAGTATTTTAAATAGTAAATATTTTTAAAAATTATAACAAGGTTTCAAAGAAAAAAAGGATTTCTGACATTAATACCGAAATGGTAACTACTGATGGCATGTATCCCAGAGTTAACATTGATAACATGTAACCTGCCACGGTAATTGGTGAAGTATGTCAAGCTATCTCTCGTAAGCATTCCGAATAATTACACTATTAAAGAGCTTTGGGGCTTGTACAGAATTCACTTATTAATTGTGGTAAGATTAATGGGTTAATTGGCCATTTTTGCCATCATCCACCCAAATTTTGGCCCGATTCATGTGGGGCCTGTATATTAAGTTTAGTTTAATCTTAATCAGCAAAGGAGGAAGCGTATGAAAATCCTAGTTTGCCTGAAGCAAACCTTCGACACGGAAGCAAAAATCAGTCTGGACAGTAACGGCAAAATAGAGCGTAAAGGGGTTAGTATGATCATGAACCCCTACGATGAGTTTGCTGTGGAAGAAGCCCTGCGCATTAAGGAAAAGGGCGAGGGTGAGGTTACAGTGATCAGTGTTGGTGGTCAACAAACTCAGGATGCGTTAAGACAGGCTTTGGCCATGGGCGCTGACAAGGCTGCGCTGGTTGATGCCGGTGATGTGGAACTTGACGAGTATTCCACTGCCACCATTTTGGCTAAAGCGATCGGCGGCATGGAATATGATGTTATTCTCGGTGGCTTCAGGGCTATTGACGACGGTTCAGCGCAGGTATCCGGAAGAGTGGCGGAAATTCTAAACATTCCGGTAGTAAATGTAGTTACCAAATTGGAAATCGATGGTGGCAAAGCTTTAGCTACCCGCGAAATTGAAGGTGGAAGTGAAGTAGTGGAAGTATCACTGCCGGCAGTTTTCACCGCCCAGAAAGGTTTGAATGAGCCCCGTTATCCTTCTATGAAGGGTATTATGAAAGCCAAGAAAAAGCCTATGCAGAAAATGACTCTGGCAGATGCCGGTTTGGATGACAGCCAGATTGCCCCCAAGGTAAAGGCAATTTCCTTCTCGCTGCCGGAAGCGCGTCAAGCTGGTAAAATTATTCCGGGCGAAGCAGCTGAAGCTGCCGCTGAACTTGCCAAGCTGTTGCGCGAAGAAGCAAAAGTTATCTAGTTAAATAGCATATTTTTTGAAGGAGGGAAATAGTAAATGGCGAAAGGAATTTGGGTTTTTGCCGAACAGCTTGGAGGACAGGTTAAAAAAGTTTCTTTTGAACTATTAAGCGAGGGTCGTAAAGCAGCTGACCAGTTGGGAGAAGAGTTATGTGCGGTTTTAGTGGGTAAAGATGTAGCTGGTTTAGCTGAATCTCTTGGCGAATACGGCGCAGATAAAGTATATGTTGCAGACAATGATGCTTTAGAAAATTATACTACTGATGGTTACACCAATGTAGTGGCTGATTTAATTAAGCAATATGAGCCCAGTGCATTTTTACTTGGTTGCACTGTCACCGGCCGCGACTTGGCTGCCCAGGTGGCCCAGCGTCTGCAAACCGGCCTAATGACTGACTGCATCGGCATGGAAATTGCTGACGGACAGCTGGTTTTCTCACGTCCATTGTATGCCGGCAAGATATTTGTCAATGCTGCTTGCTCTGAAGCACGTCCTGCTATGGCTACTATTCGCCCCAACACTTTTGCTGCCGTAGCTAATCCTAAGGCAGCCGAAGTGGTTAAAGTTGATGCCAACGCCGGTGATATCCGTCAGGTCATTAAGGATATCGTGCGTCAGGTTTCGGAACGTCCGGAGCTTACCGAAGCCGATATTATCGTAAGTGGTGGCCGGGGTATGAAAGGTCCTGAGAACTTTAAAATTTTAGAAGAGCTGGCTGACGTACTTGGCGCTGCCGTGGGCGCTTCCAGGGCTGCTGTGGATGCCGGATGGGTGCCCCAGAGTATTCAGGTTGGCCAAACCGGGAAAACGGTTTCTCCCGTACTATACGTTGCATGCGGTATTTCGGGTGCCATTCAGCACTTGGCCGGTATGAGCTCAGCCAAATGTATCGTGGCTATAAACAAGGATGAAGAAGCTAATATTTTCAAAGTTGCCGATTATGGTATTGTTGGTGATCTGTTTGAAGTCGTGCCTATTTTAAAAGAAGAATTAAAGAAAGTACTTGCTTAGTGATTAACATTTACAGCAGAGCGGTATTATCCGCTCTGCTGTAAATTGTCATTTGTTAAATATGGGGCAATTAGGAAAAGAGGCTATGTGTTGACCTAGTGGGCGCCAGCCCGGGAATGCCGAAATAATCGGTGAGGTGAAGGTCAACATGATAACAATTAAAATTATACTTTTTGTACTTTTGCTTATTTTTAGTCTGTATTCGTTTGGTATGGGTATCAGGGAACGTTATGAAGTGCTGGCATTGGCTAAGCCCGAAAACAGGTTTGACCAACCGGGGCAAAGATTATTGGGAGCTTTGGGTATAGTATTGGGGCAGAGAAGAATAATGCGGGAACCCGGCGCGGGTTTTATGCATCTGCTTATTTTTTGGGGCCTGATAGTTTTTTCTCTGGGTATAGTGGGATCTATCTTGGAAGGATTGTTTCCCGGAGTTGTATTGCCGTTTCTGGGGAGTAATCCGTATTTTTACTTACTGATTGATATTTTTGGCTTGATGGCTATTGTGGGCATGCTGATATCTGCTTATCGACGATATATTGCCAAAGAGGAGAGCCTTGGGGTCGGGGGTTGGGCAGAGGAAAAAATTATTGTTGCCTTAATTGCCGGAATTGTTACTCTCGTTATCAGTTATTATATTAGCAGTGGCGCGCATGCTGTATATGCCGGCGCCGATCGTTATGTGCTGGCTCCCATAACAGGTATGCTGGCCGCGTTTTGGAGCGGTATGACATTGTCGGCCAGCCAGATCTTATATGAAGTGTTTTGGTGGTTAAATGTTGTGCTGGCACTTGGTTTGCTTATTTTTTTCCGCTATTCCCACTTGGTGCACCCGCTGGCGGCACCGATAAATATTTATCTTCGCAATTTGCAGCCCCGGGGCGGTTCGATTAAAAGTCTGGACTTGGAAAACGAGGAAGAAGAGAATTTCGGGGTAAGCAAAATTACTGATTACACTTGGAAACAGCTGTTGGATTGTTTTGCTTGCGCCGAGTGCGGGCGCTGCCAGGAAAATTGTCCGGCTTATCTCAGTGGCAAACCGTTATCACCCAAACAATTAATAGCCGATTTGAAAAATAATTTACCCAGTAACCCTAAGTCATTGGGCAAACTAAAAGAGGCTCATGCAACTGCTGAAACAAATGAACAGACTGATTTACCTGAACTGGCCGGTGAAGTGATCAGTGAAGATGTTATTTGGTCCTGTACTACGTGTTATGCTTGTCAGGAACACTGTCCACAATTAAATGAGCATATCAATAAAATAATTGACTTAAGGCGCAACCTGGTACTGGATCGCAGTGAGTTTCCCAATGAAGCCCAGCTGGCTTTTACCAACTTGGAACGCAATTTTAACCCCTGGGGTGTGGGTTGGTCCAATAGAGCCGATTGGGCTGACGAGCTTGATGTGCCGTTAATAGAAGATAATAAGGATGCGGAATACTTGCTTTTTGTGGGCTGCGCCGGTTCATTCGACGATAGGACTAAGAATGTAACTACTTCTTTGGTAAAGATATTAAAAGCTGCCGGCATTAATTTTGCGATATTGGGCAGTGAAGAAAAGTGCTGCGGCGATTCCGCCCGCAGGTTGGGTAATGAATATTTATACCAGTCCCTGGTGGAAGAAAATATTGAGGTGCTTAATGGGTACGGAGTTAAAAAAATCATCACTGCCTGTCCGCACTGTTTTAATACATTGAAAAACGAGTATCCAAGTTTTGGTGGAAACTATGAAGTCATCCATCATACTCAATTAATTAAACGTTTAATTGAAGATAAGAAGCTGAACTTGCAAGGTGAAGGCAGTTCATTAAAACTTACTTATCACGATTCCTGTTATCTTGGTCGGTATAACAATGAATATGATGCACCGCGTCAAATTATCGGATATTTGCCCGGTGTTAACTTGGTGGAAATGGATAGGAACAAAAACCGGGCATTTTGTTGTGGCGCTGGTGGCGGCAGAATGTGGTTGGAAGAACACCTTGGTAACCGGATAAATGTAATGAGAACAGAACAGGCTTTGCAAACCAAACCTGATGTAATAGCGGTTAATTGCCCGTTTTGCCTTACGATGATTGAGGACGGACTTAAAGAACACGACCAGGCGGAGCAAGTGCAGGCCAAAGATATAGCGGAACTTGTGGCACGTTATTTGCAATAACTTATGGTAAATGTTTTGTTTTAAGCCGGCGGGACATTTTCGCCGGCTTAAAGTAAATTAGGCAGTTGTTTATATGACTGCGTGAATGGGTGGCGCTTGGAGGGAAAGCATTTACCCATTTATAATTTTTCAAATTTGAAGGGAGAGAGTTGTTATGCGTGAAGCCGTTATTGTCAGCTCAGTTCGCACAGCGGTAGGTAAATACGGTGGTTCACTGACAGCCATACCTGCTTCGGAAATGGGGGCCCAGGTTATAGCCGAGTCCCTGCGCAGGGCTGGTGTTGAACCTGCTCAGGTGGAAGAAGTAATCATGGGTAATGTTTTGCAGGCGGGATTAGGCCAAAACCCGGCCCGTCAGGCTTCCATCAAGGCAGGGATACCCCATGAAGTGCCGGCCTGGACACTGAACAAGGTATGCGGTTCAGGATTAAAAACAGTAGGTCTGGCCGCACAGCTGATTGCCGCCGGTGAAGCTGATATAATCGTGGCCGGAGGTTTGGAAAACATGTCGGCGGCCCCTTATCTGGTAGAAAAGGGACGCTGGGGTTACCGTATGGGCGATGCTAAACTGGTAGATGCCATGATTAAAGACGGGTTATGGTGTGCATTTAATGATTATCACATGGGCATAACCGCGGAAAATATTGCAGCTAAATATGGTATTACCAGAGAAGAACAGGATGCCTTTGCGCTCGGCAGCCAGCAAAAGGCTATTGCCGCCATTGATGAAGGACGTTTCAAAGATGAAATATTGCCGGTGCAACTGCCTGGGAAAAAAGGTCAGCCTGTATATTTCGATACTGATGAGTTCCCCCGCCGGGGTACTACATTAGAAGGGCTGGCTAAGCTGAGGCCTGCCTTTAAGAAGGATGGCACCGTAACGGCCGGTAACGCTTCCGGTATTAACGATGCCGCGGCTGCCGTGGTGGTTATGTCCGCGGAAAAAGCTGCCGAGCTGGGCATAAAACCGTTATTTACCGTCAGGTCGGCGGCATCCGCCGGGGTTGACCCCGCTTACATGGGGCTGGGGCCGATTCCCTCCAGCAGAAAGGCACTTGCCAAGGCCGGTCTTACCATAGCGGATATGAATTTGATAGAGGCCAACGAAGCATTTGCCGCCCAAGCGTTAGCAGTAACGCGGGAACTGGAAATG
This genomic interval from Desulfoscipio sp. XC116 contains the following:
- a CDS encoding electron transfer flavoprotein subunit alpha/FixB family protein; this translates as MAKGIWVFAEQLGGQVKKVSFELLSEGRKAADQLGEELCAVLVGKDVAGLAESLGEYGADKVYVADNDALENYTTDGYTNVVADLIKQYEPSAFLLGCTVTGRDLAAQVAQRLQTGLMTDCIGMEIADGQLVFSRPLYAGKIFVNAACSEARPAMATIRPNTFAAVANPKAAEVVKVDANAGDIRQVIKDIVRQVSERPELTEADIIVSGGRGMKGPENFKILEELADVLGAAVGASRAAVDAGWVPQSIQVGQTGKTVSPVLYVACGISGAIQHLAGMSSAKCIVAINKDEEANIFKVADYGIVGDLFEVVPILKEELKKVLA
- a CDS encoding heterodisulfide reductase-related iron-sulfur binding cluster gives rise to the protein MITIKIILFVLLLIFSLYSFGMGIRERYEVLALAKPENRFDQPGQRLLGALGIVLGQRRIMREPGAGFMHLLIFWGLIVFSLGIVGSILEGLFPGVVLPFLGSNPYFYLLIDIFGLMAIVGMLISAYRRYIAKEESLGVGGWAEEKIIVALIAGIVTLVISYYISSGAHAVYAGADRYVLAPITGMLAAFWSGMTLSASQILYEVFWWLNVVLALGLLIFFRYSHLVHPLAAPINIYLRNLQPRGGSIKSLDLENEEEENFGVSKITDYTWKQLLDCFACAECGRCQENCPAYLSGKPLSPKQLIADLKNNLPSNPKSLGKLKEAHATAETNEQTDLPELAGEVISEDVIWSCTTCYACQEHCPQLNEHINKIIDLRRNLVLDRSEFPNEAQLAFTNLERNFNPWGVGWSNRADWADELDVPLIEDNKDAEYLLFVGCAGSFDDRTKNVTTSLVKILKAAGINFAILGSEEKCCGDSARRLGNEYLYQSLVEENIEVLNGYGVKKIITACPHCFNTLKNEYPSFGGNYEVIHHTQLIKRLIEDKKLNLQGEGSSLKLTYHDSCYLGRYNNEYDAPRQIIGYLPGVNLVEMDRNKNRAFCCGAGGGRMWLEEHLGNRINVMRTEQALQTKPDVIAVNCPFCLTMIEDGLKEHDQAEQVQAKDIAELVARYLQ
- a CDS encoding electron transfer flavoprotein subunit beta/FixA family protein, with the translated sequence MKILVCLKQTFDTEAKISLDSNGKIERKGVSMIMNPYDEFAVEEALRIKEKGEGEVTVISVGGQQTQDALRQALAMGADKAALVDAGDVELDEYSTATILAKAIGGMEYDVILGGFRAIDDGSAQVSGRVAEILNIPVVNVVTKLEIDGGKALATREIEGGSEVVEVSLPAVFTAQKGLNEPRYPSMKGIMKAKKKPMQKMTLADAGLDDSQIAPKVKAISFSLPEARQAGKIIPGEAAEAAAELAKLLREEAKVI
- a CDS encoding acyl-CoA dehydrogenase; protein product: MEFKLSEEQEMIRKTVRDFAENEVAPKAGPMDEAEEYDWKLWDDMAEMGLSGIPFPEEYGGAGMDNLCYAIAVEELSRVCASTGVLVSAHTSLGSWPIYAFGTEEQKQKFLVPLANGDKIGALGLTEPSAGSDAGAVKTTAVLDGDGYILNGSKIFITNGEKADIYVVIASTDKSKGSKGTSAFVVEKGTPGFTFGKKEHKMGIRASSTYELVFENCRIPKENLLGGEGKGFKIALMTLDGGRIGIAAQALGIAQGAFDEAVKYSKIREQFNKPLSSFQGLQWMMADMATRIDAARLLVYRAAYLKDNGLPFSKESAMAKLYASECAMWVTTKAVQILGGYGYTREYPVERMMRDAKITEIYEGTSEVQRIVIAANILK
- a CDS encoding acetyl-CoA C-acetyltransferase, which encodes MREAVIVSSVRTAVGKYGGSLTAIPASEMGAQVIAESLRRAGVEPAQVEEVIMGNVLQAGLGQNPARQASIKAGIPHEVPAWTLNKVCGSGLKTVGLAAQLIAAGEADIIVAGGLENMSAAPYLVEKGRWGYRMGDAKLVDAMIKDGLWCAFNDYHMGITAENIAAKYGITREEQDAFALGSQQKAIAAIDEGRFKDEILPVQLPGKKGQPVYFDTDEFPRRGTTLEGLAKLRPAFKKDGTVTAGNASGINDAAAAVVVMSAEKAAELGIKPLFTVRSAASAGVDPAYMGLGPIPSSRKALAKAGLTIADMNLIEANEAFAAQALAVTRELEMPADITNVNGGAIALGHPIGCSGTRILISLLYEMKRRGSKYGLATLCIGGGQGTALVVENI